A genomic stretch from Candidatus Zixiibacteriota bacterium includes:
- a CDS encoding ATP-binding cassette domain-containing protein: MIENDLLVNLEGIRFGYPKTSGGFEIFVEDLKVKKGEICYLFGPSGCGKTTILNIIAGFLRPSTGVVTLKESPIGGRFLSYVMQRVTLLPWLNIRKNIQREAFYRNVTVSEEEIYRLANIAELTKIDLEKKPFELSGGMLNRTVLIRALSINPNLLLLDEAFHSIDFNRRKNIMREIFNKVDNQELGVIGSTHQPYEIMMAADRVIVLSGDMPFGENEIIINTPRKNRDGKWYQGSEVKKIQESLGWII, encoded by the coding sequence ATGATTGAGAATGACTTACTGGTTAATCTTGAAGGCATAAGGTTTGGGTATCCCAAAACATCTGGTGGGTTTGAGATATTCGTCGAGGATTTAAAAGTTAAAAAGGGCGAAATTTGTTATTTATTTGGTCCAAGTGGGTGTGGCAAAACTACTATCTTAAATATCATAGCAGGTTTTCTAAGACCTTCTACAGGAGTAGTAACTCTTAAAGAGAGTCCAATTGGAGGAAGATTTTTATCATATGTTATGCAACGAGTAACCCTGTTGCCCTGGCTTAATATTAGAAAGAATATTCAACGCGAAGCATTCTATAGAAATGTTACTGTATCCGAAGAGGAGATATATCGTTTGGCGAATATCGCTGAACTTACTAAGATAGATTTAGAGAAAAAACCATTTGAGCTTTCAGGAGGAATGCTGAATAGAACAGTGTTAATTCGCGCATTATCAATAAATCCAAATTTGTTACTTCTAGATGAAGCATTTCATAGTATCGATTTTAATCGGCGCAAGAACATCATGAGAGAAATCTTTAACAAAGTTGATAATCAAGAACTAGGTGTAATTGGAAGTACTCATCAACCATATGAAATAATGATGGCCGCAGATAGAGTTATTGTGTTATCAGGTGACATGCCATTTGGAGAAAACGAGATTATTATAAATACTCCAAGGAAAAATCGAGATGGGAAATGGTATCAAGGGTCAGAAGTGAAAAAAATTCAAGAGAGCCTCGGCTGGATTATTTAA
- a CDS encoding ABC transporter substrate-binding protein codes for MSKKGLGSVLILISTFLCYSVGLCLLVSCSGESIIKTRKHIILKIDWTPEPTYFGIFYAKEKGFYKEAGFDVEIIYGKGAPIVAGEISLGAVKVGTTTSDNILTQVAQGRKYSLCVPLLKFNPFAILSLANKPVRSLDDLKGKKIGVNVESITYTQYLTALRNANIDKSEISEVPVGWGGAEFLVAGKVDAILGYITNHGVDLQAKGKDYVSILYSNLNIPLYSYGLVLAFAPIDSTSEDYLTECEMFHFAKATMEGYEKGAASKIDAAKVLAGIEPSLNEDRIIYGIDKITRLNAESKANLENIDLWKQDISERNRQLAKSYYRYDALAAKCR; via the coding sequence ATGAGTAAGAAAGGTTTAGGTTCAGTATTAATACTAATTAGCACTTTTCTGTGTTATTCAGTGGGGTTATGTCTTCTGGTTTCATGTTCGGGCGAATCAATAATAAAAACTCGAAAGCATATCATCCTGAAAATTGATTGGACACCTGAGCCAACATACTTTGGAATATTTTATGCTAAGGAAAAAGGGTTCTATAAAGAAGCCGGATTTGACGTTGAAATCATTTATGGCAAAGGTGCTCCAATTGTGGCAGGAGAAATAAGCCTTGGCGCTGTCAAGGTCGGAACAACAACATCGGATAATATTCTGACGCAGGTCGCGCAAGGACGGAAGTATTCACTTTGTGTGCCACTCTTAAAATTTAATCCATTTGCCATTTTAAGCCTAGCAAATAAACCTGTTAGAAGTCTAGATGACCTAAAAGGAAAAAAAATAGGAGTAAACGTTGAAAGCATAACATACACTCAATATTTAACTGCATTGCGGAATGCGAATATTGATAAAAGCGAAATTTCTGAAGTGCCCGTCGGATGGGGTGGAGCGGAGTTTTTAGTTGCCGGCAAGGTGGATGCCATACTCGGTTATATTACAAATCATGGCGTCGACTTGCAGGCAAAAGGTAAGGATTATGTTTCTATATTGTATTCAAATCTTAATATACCGCTTTATAGCTATGGGTTAGTACTGGCCTTTGCGCCAATTGATTCCACATCCGAGGATTATCTCACCGAATGTGAAATGTTTCATTTTGCTAAAGCTACAATGGAGGGATATGAAAAAGGTGCGGCTTCAAAAATAGATGCTGCAAAAGTACTAGCGGGAATTGAACCGAGTTTGAATGAAGATAGGATAATTTATGGAATTGATAAAATTACAAGACTGAATGCCGAAAGCAAAGCCAATCTGGAAAACATTGACCTATGGAAGCAGGATATATCAGAACGGAATCGGCAATTGGCAAAGAGTTATTATAGGTATGATGCATTGGCGGCTAAATGCAGATAG
- a CDS encoding ABC transporter permease subunit yields the protein MNIFQLFPSPKEVIKLIIERHDYFLYHWSSTFLVALAAAIFALMFTLAISFFLARFPLLRKPLAPLISVSQSFPLQAIAPLFIVLFGSGYLPKFIVATLISFFPMFASYSESLQTVPQRLINYASICGATKWQVILDIKFPYSLPQLAASSKVGFTLASLGAVVAEFISPDKGMGYVLLVAQSNFDIPTIYICTGLLAAQGIVVYWLLSILEVNLAQRRSIYE from the coding sequence ATGAATATTTTTCAGCTTTTCCCATCGCCAAAAGAAGTAATCAAACTGATCATTGAAAGGCATGACTATTTTCTGTATCATTGGAGCTCGACCTTCCTTGTGGCTCTTGCCGCCGCAATATTTGCTCTAATGTTCACTTTAGCGATATCATTCTTCTTGGCCAGGTTTCCGTTATTAAGGAAACCGTTAGCACCCCTGATAAGTGTCAGTCAATCTTTTCCCCTGCAAGCAATAGCACCACTATTTATAGTTCTGTTTGGCTCCGGTTATCTCCCCAAATTTATTGTGGCAACATTGATATCATTTTTTCCTATGTTTGCATCTTATTCAGAGAGTCTTCAAACCGTTCCTCAGAGACTAATAAACTATGCCAGCATATGCGGAGCAACGAAATGGCAGGTAATACTCGATATCAAATTCCCATATTCCCTACCTCAGTTGGCTGCTTCTTCAAAGGTAGGTTTCACTCTTGCAAGCTTAGGAGCTGTTGTAGCTGAGTTTATTTCTCCAGATAAAGGAATGGGGTATGTACTATTAGTTGCGCAGTCAAATTTTGATATACCAACAATATACATATGTACAGGCTTACTTGCAGCTCAAGGGATAGTAGTATATTGGCTCTTGAGTATATTGGAAGTCAATCTAGCTCAAAGGAGGTCTATTTATGAGTAA